One window from the genome of Rhodopseudomonas sp. P2A-2r encodes:
- a CDS encoding cytochrome P450: MLDTNNRIPQSDYDPYHDGALPHPFPGYDMLRDMGPVVWLTKYEMYALTRYSPVRQALSDDANFVSGRGVMMNDQLNTLLVGNTLCSDGDMHTRLRKITAAPMTPGALKGLQDEIRMESEGLVDRLLGDRGGRFDAVKDLAQYLPLKIVSNAVGVAEEGRERMLEWSEAAFNCFGPANERTLRSLPVLGEMVEYASSQAVRGKLRKGSWADAILDAADSGAVPKEAVSVLMGDYLVPSLDTTISGIVSAVWHFARSPDQWDKVRNDNALVRNAVNEVLRLEAPLQGFSRYVANDVQIDGVTIPKDSRVICFYGAANRDPRQFENPDRFDVTRHNANMHLAFGFGTHQCLGMNLARLEIVSLLTALLSRVRRFHIRNEKRLMNNVVRAYELLEVEVEFD, from the coding sequence ATGCTCGACACGAATAATCGAATTCCCCAATCTGATTACGATCCCTATCACGACGGCGCGTTGCCCCATCCTTTTCCGGGCTATGACATGCTGCGCGACATGGGTCCGGTTGTCTGGCTAACAAAATACGAGATGTATGCCTTGACGCGCTATTCGCCTGTCAGGCAGGCGCTCAGCGATGACGCAAATTTCGTGTCTGGACGAGGCGTGATGATGAACGATCAACTAAACACTCTTCTGGTCGGCAACACACTCTGCAGCGATGGCGATATGCACACCCGCCTTCGTAAAATTACAGCTGCTCCCATGACACCAGGTGCCCTCAAGGGTCTGCAGGACGAGATCCGCATGGAGAGCGAGGGGCTCGTCGACCGGTTGCTGGGCGATCGGGGCGGACGGTTCGACGCGGTCAAGGACCTTGCTCAATATTTGCCGCTGAAGATCGTGTCGAACGCGGTTGGCGTTGCCGAAGAGGGGCGCGAACGGATGCTGGAATGGTCAGAAGCCGCCTTCAATTGTTTCGGTCCGGCGAACGAGCGCACGTTGCGGTCGCTTCCGGTATTGGGGGAGATGGTGGAATACGCTAGCAGCCAGGCGGTGCGTGGCAAGCTTCGCAAGGGGAGCTGGGCCGATGCCATCCTCGATGCGGCCGACAGTGGCGCCGTTCCCAAAGAAGCCGTCTCAGTTCTAATGGGCGACTATCTTGTACCAAGTCTTGACACCACCATCTCTGGCATTGTCTCGGCTGTATGGCACTTCGCACGATCGCCCGATCAATGGGACAAGGTGCGCAATGACAATGCGTTGGTGCGCAATGCAGTAAACGAGGTGTTGCGACTCGAAGCTCCGCTGCAGGGTTTTAGCCGATATGTTGCCAATGACGTTCAGATCGATGGAGTCACTATTCCCAAAGACAGCCGTGTGATCTGTTTCTATGGTGCGGCAAACCGGGACCCGCGACAATTCGAGAACCCAGACCGCTTCGACGTTACCCGGCACAACGCGAACATGCATCTCGCCTTCGGTTTCGGTACACATCAATGCTTGGGCATGAACCTTGCTCGCCTGGAAATCGTATCCCTCTTAACGGCCTTGCTGAGCCGCGTACGGCGCTTCCACATCCGAAATGAAAAACGGCTGATGAATAACGTTGTGCGCGCCTACGAATTACTCGAAGTAGAGGTTGAGTTTGACTGA
- a CDS encoding 2Fe-2S iron-sulfur cluster-binding protein, protein METLILSIELGDATTVTATAGETLMRIALDNGITGTSANCGVSTSCGISHVYVAPQSINWCPMRGKTAEELLAVEASELRNNYRPDC, encoded by the coding sequence ATGGAAACACTTATCCTTAGCATCGAATTGGGAGACGCGACGACTGTTACTGCAACCGCGGGCGAGACATTGATGCGTATTGCATTGGATAACGGCATCACAGGAACCTCCGCAAACTGCGGCGTATCGACGAGTTGCGGGATCAGCCACGTTTATGTGGCACCGCAATCTATTAACTGGTGTCCTATGCGTGGCAAGACTGCAGAGGAGTTGCTAGCCGTCGAAGCCTCTGAATTGCGCAACAATTATCGCCCAGACTGCTAA
- a CDS encoding MBL fold metallo-hydrolase, which produces MKLPPLLDVHPARDTDYSIWPLAYCQSHMPYDFFGGSGLYSNKGIVTVPMIYTLVVGGEVGGKQHVALVDCGFQKGEWLKRYSFSGWEEPKDVLERVGFSPEDVDVILVTHMHFDHIGNFRAFPNAKLYIQLDEYLGWSEAVCSAHQNMNSDEERAWILSSFDPEDLVHAAEGLATGRLCFVRGEEEILPGITAHLAKDSHTFGTQFFMIRTHNGPFAVAGDAVYWYSNVEKMWPPGYNQGNSFNQIKTFLQMREFLKNETNRIIPGHDPVLWQRHLTWVTASGNQVAEVNLRDGDKSRKPYIIPAFTPESS; this is translated from the coding sequence ATGAAGCTGCCCCCTCTTTTAGACGTTCATCCGGCTCGTGACACAGACTATTCGATTTGGCCTCTCGCTTACTGTCAGTCGCATATGCCGTACGACTTCTTTGGGGGCTCGGGTCTTTACAGCAACAAGGGCATCGTCACGGTTCCGATGATCTACACACTGGTCGTCGGCGGCGAAGTCGGCGGCAAACAGCATGTGGCTCTTGTTGATTGCGGCTTCCAGAAGGGCGAATGGCTGAAGCGTTATTCCTTCTCGGGCTGGGAGGAGCCAAAGGACGTTCTGGAAAGGGTGGGCTTCTCACCGGAGGACGTGGACGTCATTTTGGTCACCCACATGCATTTCGATCATATTGGAAATTTTCGCGCGTTCCCAAACGCCAAACTGTATATCCAGCTCGACGAATATCTCGGGTGGTCGGAAGCAGTATGTAGCGCCCACCAGAACATGAACTCTGACGAAGAGAGAGCCTGGATACTTTCGTCGTTTGACCCAGAAGATCTTGTTCACGCCGCGGAGGGATTGGCCACGGGTCGGCTCTGCTTTGTTCGTGGAGAGGAAGAAATTCTGCCGGGCATCACGGCTCATCTCGCTAAAGATTCACACACGTTTGGCACTCAATTCTTTATGATCCGGACGCATAATGGACCATTCGCGGTCGCTGGAGACGCCGTCTATTGGTACTCGAATGTCGAGAAGATGTGGCCGCCAGGGTACAATCAAGGCAACTCATTCAACCAAATCAAAACGTTTCTGCAAATGCGCGAATTTTTGAAAAACGAGACAAATCGCATTATTCCCGGTCACGATCCAGTTCTCTGGCAGCGCCATCTAACCTGGGTCACTGCTAGCGGAAACCAGGTCGCTGAAGTCAATTTGCGCGACGGAGACAAGTCTCGAAAGCCTTATATCATACCGGCTTTTACGCCGGAATCGTCTTGA